One stretch of Paenibacillus sp. FSL R5-0341 DNA includes these proteins:
- a CDS encoding WXG100 family type VII secretion target codes for MTQIKVTPEQLETVSGQFAQAHQQLSGFMSTLDSKMSVMRSNWDGMERERFYNDYSTAQGTMKSVLELVLSIQSELKKIAERFRTTDEEAVSQAIMTALTAAQALSTMGKNKGDSLDKTPGPPKNMDEWDEKDAEKYQNYEEMLKKAKEVGDEELAQQIQASMNIIRLQYEDVIYQTDPNTGKTVKITEDSIVGTYQVKSDKGETTTISLDKQGNVVDYSKDTEKYKYSEQTHTTSQGEHLFGKVAQTATAYGIGLLLTSKTGSAFTEHATGLGSSFVADKFLFSVPEEGETRTMIYRTNKDTGKMENMIVVTRGDNDIEYTPWRDYY; via the coding sequence ATGACACAGATCAAGGTGACACCGGAACAACTGGAGACGGTCAGTGGGCAGTTTGCTCAGGCGCATCAGCAATTATCGGGCTTCATGTCCACGCTGGATAGCAAGATGAGTGTCATGCGCAGCAACTGGGATGGCATGGAGCGGGAGCGTTTTTATAACGATTATTCAACAGCTCAAGGCACGATGAAATCTGTTCTGGAACTGGTTCTGTCCATTCAGTCGGAGCTTAAGAAAATTGCCGAGCGCTTCCGCACGACAGATGAAGAGGCGGTGAGCCAGGCAATCATGACGGCGCTGACCGCAGCGCAGGCGCTATCAACCATGGGCAAAAATAAAGGCGATAGTCTCGACAAAACGCCAGGCCCACCAAAGAACATGGATGAATGGGATGAGAAGGATGCCGAGAAATACCAAAACTATGAGGAAATGCTGAAGAAAGCCAAAGAGGTGGGTGATGAAGAACTGGCGCAGCAGATTCAGGCCAGCATGAACATCATTCGGCTTCAGTATGAAGATGTAATCTATCAGACTGACCCGAATACGGGCAAGACGGTGAAAATTACCGAGGATTCCATCGTGGGTACGTATCAGGTGAAAAGCGACAAGGGCGAAACGACCACCATCAGTCTGGATAAACAGGGCAATGTGGTGGACTATAGCAAGGATACGGAAAAGTATAAGTATTCGGAGCAAACGCACACGACCAGTCAAGGAGAGCATCTCTTTGGCAAAGTGGCCCAAACGGCTACAGCCTACGGCATTGGTCTGCTGCTCACAAGCAAGACGGGCTCTGCCTTTACGGAACACGCCACTGGACTCGGTTCTTCCTTCGTCGCGGACAAGTTCCTGTTCTCTGTTCCGGAAGAAGGCGAGACACGTACGATGATCTACCGGACCAATAAGGATACGGGCAAAATGGAAAATATGATCGTGGTCACGCGTGGCGACAACGATATTGAATATACTCCGTGGCGGGATTACTATTAA
- a CDS encoding S-layer homology domain-containing protein, with protein MNQDWKKVLLTSLVVGMLWGTQIVNAAEQTGESTDSISSVFTDQTDIRSTSLQAVKEAVEKGLISGYPDGSFHPDQPLTRREMAVLLAKASQLELDKTSNTGLKHSDWATPYIEAIRQEGWMTGDATGNFRANDPIRREELASILVRVTGTQGAKGGQQQTLADESTVSGWAKEQVHTALKLGLLNSNEGKFESRALVQRQDIAKVLVDVFQTGERTASLTALDGDVAYMDGRPFVISQELQRILNDENKEALQNAVITYDARTRNLSALSEIQITQAGTLQNYVTLNLVGTSYQGVVSVSSNHVALKADTLSKVVLRPGVSAITIDGDIDAVTVDTTDKVTVLGSGTWKEVVLKNVKSIIQLPASVKTNTVILPKGGVTSQIIRSAPPLTTPSSNTGTSNSNSGSGSSTPAPTPTPTPEPDPPVIVPPSPENQPPVVQSSISDMMVYLGDGMQEIDLGAVFTDADEDELSYEITEIDSNIATANIQGSKLKIMSTATGQTTVTVKAADGKGGSVSASFIYVVKPVLIPPPFPPLPPFPPIIIPQPPINHAPEVVKTLPTVGVELGTVSKAVDLTNVFTDMDGDILTYTAESSHPAVVEVSVQGNILTLDLKNVIGSATVTVKATDPAGKDVETTFTVKVEDPDAGKGLFISEVVWGEDTTQAIELYNPTSKPIELSQFEIKRSDIDDPITFASGTIIAPYKTMVIADDSTDFPINEDEIYYMSFNFDIDQPQDITLILYHISDGEPMDTAILKPAQSLTRTSGNVHGDADYDGARWIQQGENYYNGLGNYTSSPSIL; from the coding sequence ATGAATCAGGATTGGAAGAAAGTGTTGCTGACTTCACTTGTAGTAGGCATGTTGTGGGGAACTCAGATTGTCAACGCAGCAGAGCAAACTGGAGAATCAACAGACTCCATATCGTCGGTATTTACAGATCAGACCGATATCCGCTCGACCTCTCTTCAGGCCGTAAAGGAAGCAGTAGAGAAAGGATTAATTTCGGGTTATCCAGATGGATCATTTCACCCAGACCAGCCTTTGACTCGAAGAGAAATGGCCGTGTTACTGGCTAAAGCATCACAATTAGAGCTTGATAAGACTTCCAACACTGGACTTAAACATTCAGATTGGGCGACTCCTTATATTGAAGCAATTCGTCAAGAGGGATGGATGACTGGAGATGCAACAGGCAATTTCCGTGCTAACGATCCGATTCGTCGGGAAGAGCTTGCTTCCATTTTGGTAAGAGTGACAGGAACACAAGGAGCAAAAGGAGGACAACAACAGACGCTTGCAGATGAATCCACGGTGAGTGGCTGGGCTAAAGAACAAGTACATACTGCGTTGAAATTGGGGCTATTGAATTCAAATGAGGGGAAATTTGAATCCAGAGCTCTCGTACAACGACAAGATATAGCGAAGGTTCTCGTAGATGTTTTCCAGACGGGTGAACGAACAGCTTCTTTGACTGCATTGGACGGAGATGTTGCCTATATGGATGGACGTCCTTTTGTGATCAGTCAGGAATTGCAAAGAATTTTGAATGACGAGAACAAAGAAGCATTGCAAAACGCAGTAATTACTTATGATGCACGTACACGTAACCTGTCTGCCTTATCAGAAATCCAGATTACCCAAGCAGGCACACTTCAAAATTACGTGACATTGAATTTGGTCGGTACCTCCTATCAAGGTGTAGTTTCAGTCTCTTCAAATCACGTTGCTCTGAAAGCTGATACTTTATCGAAGGTTGTATTAAGACCAGGCGTAAGTGCTATAACGATTGATGGTGATATCGATGCGGTAACTGTAGATACGACTGACAAGGTCACTGTTCTTGGAAGTGGGACGTGGAAGGAAGTTGTGTTGAAAAACGTGAAATCCATTATTCAATTACCGGCAAGTGTGAAAACGAATACAGTTATTCTTCCAAAGGGCGGCGTAACCTCACAGATCATTCGCAGTGCACCGCCACTGACCACACCATCCAGCAATACAGGGACAAGCAACTCCAATTCTGGCTCAGGATCTTCAACACCAGCTCCCACGCCGACACCAACTCCAGAACCTGATCCGCCGGTTATTGTACCTCCGTCTCCCGAGAATCAACCGCCTGTTGTTCAGTCTAGCATTTCTGACATGATGGTATATCTCGGAGATGGCATGCAAGAGATTGATCTTGGTGCTGTATTTACTGATGCGGATGAGGATGAGCTGAGCTATGAGATTACGGAGATCGATTCTAACATCGCTACAGCGAATATTCAGGGGTCAAAATTGAAAATTATGTCCACTGCTACAGGCCAAACAACGGTTACGGTGAAAGCTGCAGATGGAAAAGGAGGAAGTGTATCGGCTTCATTCATTTATGTGGTCAAACCGGTCTTAATTCCACCACCATTTCCACCTTTACCGCCATTTCCGCCAATCATCATTCCACAACCACCAATCAACCATGCTCCTGAAGTGGTAAAAACACTGCCAACTGTTGGAGTTGAATTGGGTACCGTGAGTAAGGCGGTTGATTTGACTAATGTGTTCACAGATATGGATGGCGACATTCTAACGTATACAGCAGAATCTTCTCATCCAGCTGTGGTAGAAGTGAGTGTCCAAGGAAATATATTGACTTTAGATCTCAAGAACGTTATTGGTTCCGCAACCGTTACCGTTAAGGCTACTGATCCCGCTGGTAAAGATGTTGAGACGACATTTACGGTTAAGGTTGAGGACCCGGATGCAGGAAAGGGCCTGTTTATTTCCGAGGTAGTCTGGGGAGAAGACACTACTCAAGCGATCGAACTGTATAATCCAACGTCCAAACCAATTGAACTCAGTCAGTTTGAAATTAAACGTAGTGATATAGACGATCCGATTACGTTTGCTTCTGGAACTATCATTGCACCTTATAAAACGATGGTCATTGCCGATGACTCTACAGATTTCCCGATTAATGAGGACGAGATTTATTATATGTCCTTTAATTTTGATATTGATCAACCCCAAGACATCACTTTGATACTCTATCACATTAGCGATGGAGAACCTATGGATACAGCCATCTTGAAGCCTGCGCAATCTTTAACAAGAACGTCAGGTAATGTTCATGGTGATGCAGATTATGACGGGGCACGGTGGATCCAACAAGGAGAGAACTATTACAACGGTCTGGGCAACTACACATCCTCACCTTCCATTCTTTAA
- a CDS encoding formate/nitrite transporter family protein, producing METEALRNVEQLALKKHKIYKQSLIRYLARSMLASMFIGFGVIVAFKTGNFFYMEQSPFTYPMAAITFGAAIILIAYGGGDLFTGNTFYYTYAALRKKLRWFEVVKLWIASYSGNLMGAAVFALLIYLTGLFDSSQVNGFLLSVVEHKMEVPTMQLFFRGILCNWLVCMAFFVPMFMKENGAKMFAMMLFVFCFFISGYEHSIANMCTFAIALVLNHPGTISFEGVIHNLVPVTLGNLVGGVLLMGFMYYAVNKPFLDEETH from the coding sequence ATGGAAACGGAAGCTCTACGCAATGTGGAACAACTCGCTCTGAAGAAACACAAGATTTATAAACAAAGCTTAATCAGGTACCTTGCACGCTCCATGCTGGCCAGTATGTTTATCGGATTCGGCGTCATCGTGGCGTTTAAGACAGGTAACTTCTTTTATATGGAGCAGTCCCCATTCACCTATCCGATGGCAGCAATTACGTTTGGTGCGGCTATCATCCTGATCGCCTATGGTGGCGGTGACCTGTTCACAGGCAATACGTTCTATTACACGTATGCGGCGCTGCGGAAGAAGCTGCGCTGGTTCGAAGTGGTCAAGCTGTGGATTGCGAGTTATAGCGGTAACCTGATGGGCGCAGCCGTGTTTGCTCTGTTAATCTACCTGACCGGATTGTTCGACTCGTCCCAGGTGAACGGTTTTCTGTTGAGCGTGGTGGAGCACAAAATGGAAGTTCCGACGATGCAGCTTTTTTTCCGGGGAATCCTGTGTAACTGGCTTGTATGTATGGCGTTCTTTGTGCCGATGTTCATGAAGGAGAATGGAGCCAAAATGTTCGCCATGATGCTCTTTGTGTTCTGCTTCTTCATCTCGGGATATGAGCACAGCATCGCCAATATGTGTACGTTCGCGATTGCGCTTGTGCTGAACCATCCGGGGACAATCTCATTCGAAGGTGTGATTCACAACCTGGTTCCCGTGACCTTGGGTAATCTGGTGGGCGGTGTGCTGCTGATGGGCTTTATGTATTATGCGGTGAACAAACCGTTTCTGGATGAAGAGACGCATTAA
- a CDS encoding glycoside hydrolase family 30 beta sandwich domain-containing protein — MSIGWREHPKRWIILLIAVCCVGAGIWLILNRSEQPAPPPVADKQRAAEVWLTTGDQQNLLTSQKPIPITNHHDADTSTSESTTQKSDTSPSEFTIQIDPNKTYQTMDGFGAAMTGSSAHLINQLPVEQQEQLLKELFTTEGLNMDMVRHTIGASDYSVDESGEASSYTYDDIESGTDYDMAHFSIDKDQEVVNMLERVAGLETDLNVLGTPWTAPAWMKYGEKTNNGWYLDYNDPQVYEAYARYFVKYIEAYQAKGIPIYGITLQNEPEFTSDKYPSMSMGAEEQARFIRDYLGPALQDAGLDTRIITYDHNWDQAVEYTSKVLGDEQAAAYIDGSAFHCYAGDPSAMSEVHDRFPDKHIYFTECSGGEWSPDFGENLSWQMSNLIIGAPRNWAKNVLLWNIALNPQGGPTNGGCENCRGVVTIDPERDEITRNVEYYALGHISRYVRPGAVRIDSSQEQGKIENVAFRNPDGTIVLVAANTGEVEVSFDVVMDGDSFQYVLPSKSAATFRWNSKRGVER, encoded by the coding sequence ATGAGCATAGGCTGGCGAGAGCATCCCAAACGATGGATCATCCTGTTAATCGCTGTTTGTTGTGTCGGTGCAGGAATCTGGCTTATCCTCAACCGAAGTGAACAACCCGCTCCTCCACCAGTTGCGGATAAACAGAGAGCGGCTGAAGTCTGGTTAACCACGGGAGATCAGCAAAATCTGCTTACCTCACAGAAACCCATTCCAATTACAAATCACCATGATGCAGACACAAGCACTTCAGAATCTACAACGCAGAAGTCTGATACTTCCCCGTCAGAGTTTACGATACAGATTGATCCGAACAAGACGTATCAGACCATGGATGGATTTGGCGCAGCGATGACGGGTTCATCAGCACATCTGATTAATCAGCTTCCAGTGGAGCAGCAAGAGCAACTGCTGAAGGAACTGTTTACGACGGAAGGGCTGAACATGGATATGGTGCGTCATACGATTGGTGCTTCCGATTATTCGGTTGATGAATCAGGAGAGGCTTCAAGTTATACTTATGATGATATCGAATCTGGTACGGACTATGACATGGCACACTTTTCGATCGATAAGGATCAGGAAGTTGTGAATATGCTGGAGCGTGTAGCTGGTCTTGAAACGGATCTTAACGTACTTGGAACACCGTGGACGGCCCCGGCCTGGATGAAGTATGGGGAGAAGACCAATAACGGCTGGTATCTGGATTATAACGATCCCCAGGTGTATGAAGCGTACGCGAGATATTTTGTAAAATATATTGAAGCTTATCAGGCAAAGGGCATTCCCATCTACGGGATTACGTTGCAAAATGAACCGGAGTTCACCTCGGATAAATATCCGAGTATGAGTATGGGCGCCGAAGAACAAGCCAGGTTCATTCGGGATTACCTCGGCCCGGCTCTACAAGATGCGGGACTTGATACGCGAATCATCACTTATGATCATAACTGGGATCAGGCGGTCGAATATACCAGCAAGGTGCTCGGTGATGAGCAGGCTGCTGCCTACATCGATGGATCTGCTTTCCATTGTTATGCAGGTGATCCATCTGCCATGTCGGAAGTGCATGATCGCTTCCCGGACAAACATATTTATTTTACCGAATGCAGTGGTGGGGAGTGGAGTCCTGATTTTGGCGAGAATCTGAGTTGGCAGATGTCCAATCTCATCATTGGTGCGCCGCGCAACTGGGCGAAGAATGTGCTGCTCTGGAACATTGCACTCAATCCACAAGGGGGTCCCACGAACGGTGGCTGTGAGAACTGCCGTGGGGTTGTGACGATTGACCCGGAGCGTGATGAAATCACTAGAAATGTCGAATATTATGCGCTAGGACACATCAGTCGTTATGTACGTCCGGGAGCCGTAAGGATCGATTCCTCACAAGAACAAGGCAAGATCGAGAACGTAGCTTTCCGCAATCCGGATGGAACGATCGTGCTGGTTGCAGCTAACACGGGTGAGGTAGAAGTTTCCTTTGATGTAGTTATGGACGGAGATTCATTTCAATATGTACTGCCTTCCAAATCGGCAGCAACCTTCCGTTGGAACTCAAAAAGGGGAGTAGAACGTTGA